AAGGGTAGAAGCATGAACTTACCGGGGGTCAATTACGAAGGAAAAGGGTACGGGGTACGGTCTCGTTTCTCGTTTTTATTCAATTCGCAACATGGACGATAGATGCTTTATGCAGCTTGTTTAAAAAACTCTGCacacagttttaaaacaaagtgaCGTTTGATTCCAAATTTATCAAATTCGTCGTTTTCAGCTACTGTGGGAAAAGCTTTGGTTTACAACTTTCATCCAACGTTATCATCAACAAAAGATATCAATGGCATGTTTTTTTTCGATGGATAACTATCATGCATTCACTTCCTTTGTCTCATACAAATTtacggagaaaaaaaaaatcatggttAGTTTTCTAACCATGCTTCAATCTTTTCTTCACGTGTTTTTGGTCTCCTTTTGAaaggatttttaaattttcttttctttttgacgGCTCCTTGCGCCTGCTCTTCCTCACGTCTTTGATCctccattttttgttttacgtCCCTGaagatagggaaaaaaaaggcatagttcaaaataattttaattcgTATGTAGCTCGCAAAATTTGTGCCTACAGAGATATTTCGATTGTTGCAGTAAGACTTGTTTCGATACATTAAGAAACTTAAAAATGACCACGCTTTGAGTATTTCAGACAGGCTTGAATCGCTCGCGCTGTGATAACAAAAGAATGAgttgggggtggggggaagggtATGGGGGTGCCATAAGATTATTGGAAACTCTCCAGCCACCGTTATTTCCTTTTGCAAGATCCTTTGAGTCCCACTTACTTGCGTTTATGTGGGTGTTTCTATCTGTAATTGCACGTTTTCCGAAAACCTACCTTGCGCTACGTGTCATATGATCGATTGATCAGGGAAAGTCGAAGGGAACTCTGGATGTAGTCTGTGTGTCTCAGTGATAATAATCCGACATTAAATAAATATGACACGTGCAATTGTCAAACAATAACGACCCTTTTGTtggaaaataattcttattCCCCCACGCATCAATATCCCCTTTGGTTCTTTCTTCCAGTGATACTTACGCGGCAACTTGTAGCGCCACCATATCGATGTCAACAAAATCGTCTTCATTTTCTGAGTTTGATTCTTCCTCTTCAGCTAGAGTGTCAAGGATTCCTGATATGAATATAAAGAAGATATAAATATGTCTTTTAAATCGATTAtgttctgaaaatattttaagtaTTCAAAGCGAAAAAAGTCGTCAAATTAATAGTGTGGTGTACTGCATGGAAAACACTCAAAGTAGGTTAAAAAAGTATTGCATGAGATCCTTAATCTCTTTTAAAATTACGCGGAAAGTGACCGTCGCATTGGTCTCTTTCTGTCACTCATGaaataaattcaagaaatgaaAGGCCGAATGACATCTACAATTATCCGAAGACAGCAATCCCCATAAAATTGCAAGGAACAAATAACTTGTTAATAGATTCACCTGAAGTATGAATTGAGTGCGGTGGAACTGGATACAATTCTTCAtcatgaaatgaataaaaaacttaCTAAGTTTGGCTCTCAGTATGTCGAGCATTTCTTCATAATATGTGATACTATCTTTAAGATTTCCAACCACGTGATTTAAATTTCCCAAATTCGCCAATGCCTTTCCAATGCCATTTTGGTCATTTAGCTCCTTGGCAACCGCAAGCCTCTCCTTGTTGCAGTTAAGTGCTTCTTCGTAGTTCGTTTCAAGCTCATAAATGTTTCCAAGATTATTATAGATCTTTGCTAACGGTCGCTTTTCGTCTCGTTCCTTCGCTATGTTCAAAGCTGCTATAAAATGCTCTTTCGCCGTTTCTAAGTCACCAGTAATTTTATACAAACATCCTAGGTTACTTTGGGCTCTTCTCTCGCCCTTTTCATCCTTTAATTCTTGTGATAAGGAGAGATGTTTTCCATGGTATTCCTTCGAAGTTGCATAATTTCCCAGTTTATAATAGGCAAGGCCAAGAAAACTCAAGGCGTCCGCTTCGGCTTCTCGGTCATTTTCCTCGATGGCATCGGTAAGACAAGTCCTCAATTCTTTTATCTTCTCGTAAATCTCATCTTCAGACTCTTCGACAACTCTAAAATTTTTTGGATCGTTTTCTTCCATAAAACTTATTCTTTCACAAAATATTCATTGCTGTTCGCTTCATAATTCGAAATCACTTTGCGAATGCTTAAAAACAGACCTAATGGGTCGTAAAATGCTTTATGTGAGTTGATAtttctcagccaatcaaattatTAGATTTCATCGTTTAGCAGGTGGTAAAGCCGAGCGTGTAGCATTTAATTGTGTCAGTCTACTACTTAGATTACCATATTCAAAACCAGACCGAAGTCAATACAGGTATCTCTTTAAACAGACACAGTgataattacttttttttctcttgacagGGCAATGTAAGCGGCAGAAAAACTACGCTGATAGAAATCTTTCTCGGCTAAATACACTTAAATATCTATTTAACAGGTGAGGAATTTCCATAAGCAAAGAAGCAAAGTGAGAGCATGATGGAAAGAAAGTAATCCAAAAATTGAAGAAGTTGCAAAATTATAAGAGCATCATTATCAGAGAATACTAAGATATTTCCAATGAGTCTGATTAACAAGGTGCTGACCACTTAGTAACCATGTGAGatattatgtttgaattcaaaGCTTTTAAATAATCTATACTAGACGAAACAAATTAACATCTTGCACTCACCACAAGCACTCAGGAGTCGTTCCCCATGGCCCtacaaaagggaaattttgcACTAACGAAAATTTATGACTAAATTGCTaattcaagtttcctttcatcatTTTTCCCTAAAAGTATGAGTTGTTAGCAGCATTTTAAACTAAAACCAATACGCATAAAATCTATTAAACATATTGTTGCAAACTTTTCTTAAACTAAGGTATAGATGAAGAATGTATTCAAATCTAAAGGAGTTTATCCTTTCTTTAGTCAAACTTAACATTCGCAATATTTTTACCGAGAAGATCCTTCAAGTAATCAATACttttgatgattattttcaGATTGTACCGTACTGAGTTTACAACACCACTAGTCAAAGAGGTTTctagaaaactcacgccactaTTTCAATCAACCAAATGCTAAATAAAACCGTTTTGTCGCGCTCCAAGCAGGTTGCCTGTTGTCACTTTGAGTCCTCTTTGGTGAACGATGGTTAATAATTAGCCTTTGTTCCGAGTAGTAGTTGGAGTTACTTTGGTGTCGGTTTTTGgcactcaattaaaaaaaatattaaaaaaacaataggCTATTTGTGTCAAGTAAACAACTAAACAAGCTTGAAATAaccacacaaaaagatgaatTGTCACTGGTAGTTGCCTCCGCGTAGTATTATTGCTGCGACTTGTCTTGAAAACAGTACAAGTGGAACGAATTGCGTTGTTCTATTGGCTGTGTTCTCTATGTGTGGCAAATATTACTACTATACGTCTGGGCAATTTTCTTATACCGAGCGGGTTTGTATTCCTCTCACACTAACGACCTAACTGCGCCCACTATGCAAGCTAAATATGAACAGACTTGGGGATAAGGGAAGCCCAAAGGCGATGTAAAAGGTGATGTATGTCAAGTCCACTCAACATACAGTATCCTTTTCTAATAATATAACAGGCTAATCTCTgttataagataatttggttctcTCAAATGAGTTCATAATTTAAATTGATCACCGAAAAGGGTTTCTAAAACTTccgtggccaatttatattatcattttaattaatGAAACCAAATTTCATTTACCTTGTAATACCCATCCATGAAGTCTGAGAAGAGACATTTTTAGAACCTTAAAGTAATATCATGTAGAGTGCCAAGGACCAAAGTCACTATCATAGACAAATTGTTCCAATGGAGCTTAATGTAGATTATGGAGCTCTTCAAATTAGTATCTTATTATGACAAAGCAAAAGATTTTGTGCAAACATTACGCGGTTACACGCTTTGTAGGTCTTGTCAATAGCTCAAGTTGCgaatttaaaattcatttcgaaaaaaGATCGCAACAAAAAGGTATGAGCCATCAAACTTTCGTTCTTTTTCCCCCGTAACCTCACGAACAGGTCCCTTTATTTTATGTTGGCCTTCAAAGTTCAATTCAGTCGTTGGATATTTGCATCGAATGTGTAAGAAACGTTTGGTAGTAACTGATCTTAGCCCAACGGTCCTTACTTCCTGAACAAGAGTAGTATTGAAAGTGCAACCAATTAAAGGTGATTCATGCCTTTACACGGTGATTAAGTTGCACCGAGGAAGTAGTATAAGAGCGGAAATGTATGTTGAACATACCGACTGCAATCGCCAATCGTTTATAATTCATTCTTAATTGCAACTAAAGGCAACAAGATTGAACTTGATAAATTCTACCAGCTAAGTATACCCTTCAGGACGTTAATAGTTAAAATGCCTGCAAAATACATGTACTACAATTTCAAGTAGAACATGCATAGAATAAAGTAAGGTGAAGATTACCTTCTACCCAAAATattaacaacaacaatcaaataTGCTATGGAAAGTACACGCGAGGAAGTTTGAATTATGCTCAACGAAAAGCTCGCCAGATAAAAATCTTCCGACGTAACCCCTTAATACAGCTGataaattatgaatttgaaTGTCAAGTTTAGCTTCTGAGacaatcaaaataataataaaaaaaagattactgCAATAAGTGTCCAGTAAACTTGCTGTAACGATTGCTAATGGTAAGAacgccattttgaaagtatGTCACTTACGAAGGCAGGGAACTCCTAAATGTTCATCATTCATCACCCACAGTACAGCATTAAAAAACATTATAACTAGATATCCTCATTTGTAGCGGCTTCAGGGtgcttttctttccatttaaCCACGTCGTGGAGGTATTGTTCGTTCGCTTTTAGGCTTTCCATAAAGAATACTTCCTTTTCATCAGCCGacatttccttccatttttcaCCCATTATCTTCGTTCGCTCAATCACAGACGAAGCGTTCACAGTTTCTGcgttttccttcacaaaaaggagaaaaggagATAGAGGCTTCTTTGGGTATTCTAGGAGTTCTTGCCTTGCATTTGCGAGTTGTCGTAATTTTGGACCTTGCAATTTCTCCAGAAGAACTCGCCTCTCGGTGTTCAGTCCTTTCCACAAATTCATGACTTCCCGTTTGTATTCCTCTTTCAAAACATCGTGTCTGTGTTTCAATTGTACTTTCTCAGCACTCGAAAGAGTCTTCCATTTCATGGACAAATGTGTCAAAATTTCAGTGGGACTTTTTCCTGAGGCAACATCACCTTGGACTTTGGAATAATTCTCTGACACAAATAAACCAAACAGTCCTGGAGGTTTGCTTGGAAGCTCTGGAAGCAAACCATCAACAATCGCTTTACAAGCTATCCTTTTACTTTCAAATGCAGTTTTCCTCTTGCTTGGCATTGTGTAAGGTATTTTGTCCGTATATTTATCGACAGCGAAACGTCTCGCGCCGCGAGATATCCATTGAATAGCAACCGATGGCTTCTTTAGCGAGTGGTTGTAATTGATGATTGTACGAACCAATTTTGCTCTAGTGGTGAATAACTGTCGAATTGACCACCTTTCTGGTGCTTGACTTGTAAAACAGAGAGTTAAACTCATTTTAA
This is a stretch of genomic DNA from Pocillopora verrucosa isolate sample1 chromosome 12, ASM3666991v2, whole genome shotgun sequence. It encodes these proteins:
- the LOC131781318 gene encoding HMG box-containing protein 5-like, giving the protein MSLTLCFTSQAPERWSIRQLFTTRAKLVRTIINYNHSLKKPSVAIQWISRGARRFAVDKYTDKIPYTMPSKRKTAFESKRIACKAIVDGLLPELPSKPPGLFGLFVSENYSKVQGDVASGKSPTEILTHLSMKWKTLSSAEKVQLKHRHDVLKEEYKREVMNLWKGLNTERRVLLEKLQGPKLRQLANARQELLEYPKKPLSPFLLFVKENAETVNASSVIERTKIMGEKWKEMSADEKEVFFMESLKANEQYLHDVVKWKEKHPEAATNEDI
- the LOC131781327 gene encoding G-protein-signaling modulator 2; amino-acid sequence: MEENDPKNFRVVEESEDEIYEKIKELRTCLTDAIEENDREAEADALSFLGLAYYKLGNYATSKEYHGKHLSLSQELKDEKGERRAQSNLGCLYKITGDLETAKEHFIAALNIAKERDEKRPLAKIYNNLGNIYELETNYEEALNCNKERLAVAKELNDQNGIGKALANLGNLNHVVGNLKDSITYYEEMLDILRAKLRILDTLAEEEESNSENEDDFVDIDMVALQVAADVKQKMEDQRREEEQAQGAVKKKRKFKNPFKRRPKTREEKIEAWLEN